Proteins encoded in a region of the Drosophila sechellia strain sech25 chromosome 2L, ASM438219v1, whole genome shotgun sequence genome:
- the LOC6614638 gene encoding probable 26S proteasome non-ATPase regulatory subunit 3, whose translation MTNATDIAANDVEMEVDPTVETLADEKKNQDVAAVQEIREQIRQIEKGVASKESRFILRVLRNLPNTRRKLNGVVFRNLAQSIYPAGADREAAVALMPAVEKDATELPDVPKKQVATKAPIAEVDAYFYLLLLVKLIDASDLKRAGISADALMSKISIQNRRTLDLIGAKSYFYFSRVAELKHSLEGIRSFLHARLRTATLRNDFEGQAVLINCLLRNYLHYALYDQADKLVKKSVYPESASNNEWARFLYYLGRIKAAKLEYSDAHKHLVQALRKSPQHAAIGFRQTVQKLIIVVELLLGNIPERVVFRQAGLRQSLGAYFQLTQAVRLGNLKRFGDVVSQYGPKFQLDHTFTLIIRLRHNVIKTAIRSIGLSYSRISPQDIAKRLMLDSAEDAEFIVSKAIRDGVIEATLDPAQNFMRSKESTDIYSTREPQLAFHERISFCLNLHNQSVKAMRYPPKSYGKDLESAEERREREQQDLELAKEMAEDDEDGF comes from the exons ATGACCAACGCAACGGACATCGCTGCTAACGACGTGGAGATGGAGGTGGATCCAACGGTGGAGACGTTGGCTGACGAGAAGAAGAACCAAGATGTGGCCGCCGTGCAGGAGATCCGCGAGCAGATTCGTCAGATTGAGAAGGGGGTAGCCTCGAAGGAGTCGCG CTTCATCCTGCGCGTCCTTCGCAATTTGCCCAACACTCGTCGCAAGCTGAACGGCGTCGTCTTCCGGAATCTTGCCCAGAGTATTTACCCCGCTGGGGCAGATCGTGAGGCGGCCGTGGCTTTAATGCCCGCTGTGGAGAAAGACGCCACCGAGCTGCCCGATGTTCCCAAAAAACAAGTGGCCACCAAGGCTCCAATCGCCGAGGTCGATGCCTACTTCTACCTGCTCCTGCTGGTCAAGCTCATCGACGCCAGTGATTTAAAGCGCGCCGGAATAAGCGCCGACGCCCTAATGTCCAAAATCTCCATCCAAAACCGACGCACCCTTGATTTGATTGGTGCTAAGTCCTACTTCTATTTTTCAAGAGTGGCGGAGCTAAAGCACTCACTGGAAGGCATCCGATCCTTCCTGCACGCTCGACTGCGCACCGCTACGCTGCGTAATGATTTTGAAGGCCAGGCGGTGCTGATCAACTGTTTGCTCCGCAACTACTTGCACTATGCTTTGTACGACCAAGCAGACAAGCTGGTAAAGAAGTCCGTCTACCCGGAATCGGCCAGCAACAATGAATGGGCGCGTTTCCTGTACTATCTCGGTCGCATCAAGGCCGCCAAGCTGGAGTACAGTGATGCCCACAAGCATTTGGTCCAGGCCCTGCGTAAGTCGCCGCAGCACGCTGCCATCGGCTTCCGTCAGACGGTTCAAAAGCTAATTATCGTTGTGGAGCTGCTTTTGGGCAACATCCCGGAGCGTGTGGTGTTCCGGCAAGCCGGTCTTCGCCAATCTCTTGGTGCCTACTTCCAGCTCACGCAGGCCGTGCGTCTGGGCAACTTGAAGCGCTTCGGCGACGTGGTATCCCAATACGGACCCAAGTTCCAACTGGACCACACATTCACCCTGATTATCCGGCTGCGCCACAATGTGATCAAGACGGCCATCCGCTCTATCGGACTGTCGTACTCACGCATCTCGCCGCAAGACATTGCCAAGCGGCTAATGCTGGACTCCGCGGAGGATGCCGAGTTTATTGTATCGAAGGCTATACGGGACGGCGTGATTGAGGCTACGCTGGACCCAGCCCAGAACTTCATGCGCAGCAAGGAAAGTACGGACATCTACAGCACCCGGGAACCGCAGCTGGCCTTCCACGAGCGCATCTCGTTCTGCCTGAATCTGCACAACCAGAGCGTTAAGGCCATGCGCTATCCCCCAAAATCCTACGGTAAGGATTTGGAGAGTGCCGAGGAGAGACGCGAGCGGGAGCAGCAGGACCTTGAGCTGGCCAAGGAGATGGCCGAGGATGATGAGGATGGTTTCTAA